The following DNA comes from Plodia interpunctella isolate USDA-ARS_2022_Savannah chromosome 1, ilPloInte3.2, whole genome shotgun sequence.
CCGACTTGCACTTGTTTGTTGTAATAAACCACGGAACACTTCACTGTGCGTGGCACGACACGCACTTTGTCGGTTATTTTTGAAGCGAACAGGAGAAACTAGTTAGATGTTAAGTGCTACTTCGATATTGATAAGTAAGAAAGAGGGATGTCCTGTCGGTGGACTGACTTCCATCAAAGCGACGTTAGTGGCCGCTAAAGGGTTACATTATGTAAATCAAACAAAACGTTTCCagttataaagtttattagaCTACTATTGTACCTACTtctaaaaatgtacattttgtaCGAACGCCTAAAAGTCTAGTACTcaatgaaaaactaattaagtaCTCAACGCGATTCGCTGTCTTCTGTAGTATCCTCTTCGTCAGAATCGCCGGATtcctggaaataaaaaaataaacctttgaaTGTATAAACCTCAtcatattaacttttatttctatttgtacATCAAACAAGGTCGATGATTCCAAAGACgggcgaaaatattttattttgtagttaCAAAAATCCAGAACTACTAGTACCCACCCGGTCCCCTGTTGGGTACAGGGAAAGAGAAACAGTTTCAGCGGCCGAAAGGAGTATCAAATCagtcaaaaattaattgtatacatttatttagaactaGCTGCTCcttggggcttcgctcccgtgggaatttcgggataaaaagtaccccatgtgttattacaggttataaaattagttggCATATTAGTAAGATACCGTTGTCTCCTCCTCGTCTTTCGAAGACGAATGATTCATCAGCGCAGCCATAGAGTTCGACCTCACCATCGCCCCCCTCTCTGGCGATTTCATCTTCCGCGAACTCTGTCAAAGACACAGTAGGTATTTCAATTCAATGTGTATTTGTATCATtctattaacataatataggtaaataataaagtttgtatgtgtatgttgGTTATTCAATCACACAGAATCTTTCCCGACGGATCTAGATCGAAATTTGGTTTCAATGGCGAAAATCCCGGTTCAGCTAAAATATTGTCgtcattttattgttgtgttGTCGTTGTTGTTGTTGAGTTGGCTCAGCATGTAAGAAGCCCGAACTGTTGCCCGCAGCCCACGGTAAAAAGCTGCCTAATGTTCACTTTTGACGAGAAGGATAAACATACTTTTACTATCTACTACTTcgattaaaaagtattatacatTCTTTATTTCACTACAAAACAAATCTAATATGGAATAGTACTTATCTACTTGATATGACTAATTGATATggacagataaaaaatagtacctaTGGGCTTAAGATTACTCTAGCACTTTATTACcatttcttcttcatctttACTCGGCGACTGCAGATTCATGAGGGACGCTAATGAGGAAGACCTTGCTGATATCCCCGTGCTCACTTGTTTTTCAGGAGACCGCAGTTTTCTTCTGAAGTTCTGTTCATAACATTAAACGAATGTAAAGTTTTTGTTCATTGCTTTCAAACcatatacttactaatatcTACCATGTAaagttatttagttatatacCTAGGAAGGATTATAGAATGAAGATAGATGAACTAGATATAATAGAAACataactaagtaggtatttgtGCTCATTtagtgcaaaggcggacttatcgccaAAGCAATGTCTTCTAGTCAACGTTAGGGTGGAAAAGAAAGAAGTAAACCTTATGCGTATAGAGCTAGAAGTATAagtaactacctacctacttagatTATCTGTAAGTAATTCATTTTGTATTGATAGATAATTACCGTTTGCTCCTCTCCTTCCGACAGACCTGTGCTTAAACGCTTAATAAAAACAAGCAAGTTTAGTAATTGATTACCAATGAGGTAacttaaaataggtatttcttattaaaaaatgcacTATTTAGAGACAGGTaagttaggtaggtattaaatATAGTGGAAATGGTTAGAGGATGACTATATACCATGATAAATCTGTAATATCGTAACCCAGGTTCATATTTCAGACACCAACCTCAAGGTCTGCCTTGTCATTGATATCTTTGATTTGCTGATGCGCCACACAGAGCAGCTCCAGGGCCCTCGAGTGGAAGGTCAGTTCCACCATCACGAAGTCTGTCAGCAAAGTTTTCAGCTGCTGTAGTTTGCGTCGTTCGAAAAACTCCGTCTGTTCGCTTAGGCTTTTTGCCGTACGCGACATCTCAGCTGACGCCTTCAGCAGTTCTGACTCCGCGTATGTCTGAATTGGACAAGTGCGTAAGTAgttaagaaaaatgtattctgAACAGAAGAAatcattttatgattttaaaaataattgggGCTTCTCCAGCTACAATTTGTGTGACTGTCGCGCTGTTCAGTCAAAGATCCCAACTGTTTAACTGCTCTCTACTTGCAGGACTATGGAGCATCCCAATGATGCAAATGACAAAGGGCCACATTCTGGTCTCACATAATATATAGCAGCTTATAAGCTTTAAGCCATTGCCTAGCAAATGACAAAGAAGAATAACTTTATCCACATATAGGTACCAACCTAAAAGAGTGATTAagcaaataaatcatacaacTTGTTGCCTGTTGAAGGGCTGCCTTTCCCGCGCCTTGTCTAGCACCTTCTTCCTGGCCAGCTCCTTCTCCCTCACGTTCATCGTGTGTTTCAACTCCTCCCTCGCGTGTTTACATATTGTCTCATATTGACACAGCTCCCCAATCACCTGTggtgtaatatattatatttatttatttattagataaaagaaaagacACCCCACATCGTATCATGTGggagtataaaataatattatttgatagaCTTAGGAAGCCTTTTAAACCTTTGGTCCCAGTTGTATTTACAGTCGTTTAAACACGCTTGTCTGCACTGGGCcagcgtggtgggtcatggcctatactccttatccatccataaggaaggccaggccccagcagtggggacattTAAATGACTGATGATTTATGATGAGACTTCAAAAGCTTGTGAAAaggttttctaaataaataacattggcATTATTAGCGTATCTAGGTAGAAAAGATCAATAGTTTTATACagaggtatattatatatagattaattttTTCTAGCCGTCTGTCCCGGTTTTgctaaaaccataacaaaattAGACACCTAAACCTTTATCAATAATCAATCACACTCGATCAACAAGTAatcggttttcaccaatacctAAATGGTGAAAAACCGTGcgaaaatccgtccggtagtttttatgtttatcgCGTTCACCATGCGTTCACACAGGCAGTCGCGAAATGAAGACTTATTTTCATATGGAATATGCTCTTCATAAGAACTTTACCTTCGCTTCTAATCGTTGAACTTCGCAATTTCGGTACTCCTCTATGGCAGTTAAGGTAAGAGAAAGGTTTTCAAGGCCAGTACTTAAAGATTTGTTAACAATTTCATTGTTGGCATAATCTTTCAGCACCTTACTAAGTTCATCGCCCATATCGCGCAGCCTGTAGAAATAATGTTGAATATAAGCTAGGTACTTCTAGGACTTTATACTACTAGATGGTTCTGTGGTGGACTCTGTACTCTGTACTATCAGGTAGGACTAGGTACTCAATCGTGTTTCAATGATTTTCAACAGTAGTTCTTACAGCGTGTTAATAAGATCTATTATGGAAAATCTACATACTGAAacatgattttgatgaaagtttGCGGAGGGGATTACTTGAGggcttatattatattaatcatcCTAGATATTCGTAGGAAGTAGAGGTATTAAAAGAGAGAGGTAAGGGGTAGGGGTTATTGTGCACACACCGCGCAGTTTTTCGTGTATAGTCTCCGAAAGCAACACATAATTCTCCAAAGTGTTTCTCCACGTTTGCAATACGATCTTGTATAAACTTTGCTTGCTGTTCATAACTTAATGAATGAGAATTGTCGCCTcgaaacattttcaaaataaattttaagcaGAAACTTTTCAGTGTTGTTTGTTTACCATTTTCTGTTGCTAtggaaacaaattaaatgGACCAAAGAAAACCAAATAACGTTTACATTTGCGCTAAATGTTACTCGTGCATTTTACATAATCATAACTGGTTCAACATTGGACATGTTCCAGCATTTGTTAGTCTATTAGTAGTTAGTTATCTTTTCCTATAGACAATTTCAGCAATACAACACTTATAACATAGAAAgttatcaatttattcaatggcaaaattatataatggctacatttttacattatgtcactgtcattttatttttactcgtCAAAGTCAATTTTACGTCAAGTCGTCAATAGGTACTGCAAGAACAGCTGTTTACATTTtcctagaaaataataaattacaaaacaaaagaaatgaaTGAAGAAATAGATGAATATGATATCTATCATCAAGATTTTACTACAGTTTCCGAGTGGGAAGTGTTTATTGCCCGAATAGAGGAAATACTAAACGAATGGAAAGTATCTAAAGCCAAAATTGCAAGACCTTCAGCAGAACAGACAAAGAAGTGGGTGTGTAAAGCCGAAGAGTTCAGTTTTCAAGGCCTCAACTTTGTGCTCTCTTATCATAGTTTAGATcctatcaataaaaataatggagATAAGTCAGATGATAAGGTATTAAGAGAGGATATACAAAGTGGGCTATGGGCATCCACATCTCAATTCATGGATGACAGTGATGGTAGCCCATTCCCTGTGTCTAACTGGTTCGGATTAAAAAGATACATCATGCTGTGTCCAAGTTCTCCTATGGTGGATGGTAGTCTTATTAAAGTAGTTATGAGCTCTGTAAATGTTGCATTTGCCAATGTTGATTGTGGAGCgccattttttgtaaaaattagaGAGCACTGGCAGCAGAGCTATTTAGGTTTCTATGAAGATAATGAATACAAAACTAGTTTTGATGTAATCCATTTGAAACGGATATCAAATCAATGTTCTCATCTTAGTGGtcttataagtttatttaaatcaaagaTTGCTTCTCCCGTGGCATTGGATACTGTATTAGTGTCTGCTAAATATTCATATGAATTAAAAGACTGTGATGCATTTGCTTGGAAAAGGACCAATCATGTTAATGAGTTCTTGTCAATTGATGGGTTTGATGTTAAAAAGTTGACAGAGTTACCATTTGGTTCTGATAAGAATCCCATACATAGTGTCTTATTGAATGCCATATGGCCAAGGTTTCGTGAATCTACCATAGTTGATTCATCAACATATTCCGATATTGATCCAATAATGGCTCCAACTTGGACTATTACACTAAAAATGagggataaaattatttgtcaatTATCTGAGACTGTGAACAAAATGATGGATTTGCTTGATAACAATAATCTATTAATGGACACTTTGGGACTGAGTAGAAGTTTGGGCTTAGTGAATCCGCTACATAAAATCACAGAAGCTCCCATAACAATATCAAAGCTTGTGAAGGCAGCCATGGGGCAGGGGTCCAACGTGTCAGAGTTTAAAGGTCCGATATCTGATGACCTGTTGATGCCacttttgtattatgtatttccGGATGCAGTTGATGATAATAGTTTCAATTATCCTAAAAACTTTGAGGTTGAATTCAAGCAGGTGAGGATAATTTTGTAAtcctatttatctatttttttttaattaagagATATTTTCAAAGAACTGTGGCATGTTATAAACTTAAACCAAATGTTAAGGCCATTTTCCTGTATGGATCAAAGTGTTCTTGTTCCTAGTTGGTCGaataaaagattattattattaaaacagttCAATCattgccaaaaatatttttcaattatcacAAGTACTTGTGactataaaaattatcaattaataacaacatctatttttgtgtttcaGGCGGATGGAGAACCAAAACTTTGTGGCTATGTCAAAACAAGTCCAGAAGGCGGTTTGGTGTGGAGGCTGTCAGTAACTGCTGCTATGCTGCATGATGCTGGGGGGTTGCCATACTTGGCACACCTCTGGTATGAGTTCACTCAGGAGCTGCAGTATAGATGGGAGCATCGGATTATTGTGCCAGGGTAAGTGAGATTGTCATATATCCTGGAAGCAAGAGTACTATTGAGACTCTCACTTCCAAGTAAaaaacagtataataaaattacatttttaattacctttacataatatttttaataattaatagtttttatacaaataataaacacttttaaaaatataactgcaTACTTATGTACATAATTGGAATGGTTACTTTAGAAAATAGCACCATTCGGATTACTCCTCATTGCATTTGGtaattttcacattaataTCTACCTTATCTAATATGTACAGTCTCTTAAATATTCACCTATtgaacaataattaatatcgCATATAGCTATCTACTTTGACAAAGAAACTGTGTTATtttccatacatatttatatcagttttatcatattttgtagaaaggaAATTAGATCCAATTTGCAAACGTATTTGAGAATCGTGACTAGCTTTGTCCAAACATTATCATGAAATTATACGTATTTTATCTCTCTAACTGGATTCCCGAAATTATAAGGCGGGGTCTTCCAAGGAAGGTATTTAACGTCTGAAGTGTTTGCCACAGATTCGTTGATACAATACGCGATCTATTGCGAGTAAAATTCTATTTCTTAACATAGTTTTGCCAGTAGAATAAGATTTTCAAAAGTGTTGAATGTAACCTTTAATTAGactaatttacaataatcttGAGCAGTCTTCGTAAGTACATACTTCATTCCGGCAGTTAGCGGTAACGAAAAACTTATCTAAGGGTTGACCTGTTCACTATCTTTCCTGTTGTCGTGAGCACCTGCGTCGCGACCGTTGAAGTTGGCGGCTGTGGCGGTGGTAGTGGTGGTGCCAGTGGCTCCTCGGGCGGGTTTTATGTGCACACGACGTGATATAGCTCGTGCTGGCTGTCCGCGATGGCGAGCAATGCGCGTGCGACGTCTCGTCTCCCCGCTCCGTGCTTCCTGCACGCTATAAAGGCACCAGCCCTCCCCGTGTCGTGGGGTTTCGAGCCATGTAAATGTCCATGTCGTGATCAGTCCAGTTGTCCGAAGTGTCACAGTAACCCATCCCGATGGAGCCAACGCTGTAGCGGCTGGCGGGGCGCGAGCGCGATCGTGGTCGTCTCCGCGAGCCTGAGGTCCCGCCCGTCGCGCCGCCGGCCGCGCCGCTCAGCGACAGTCGCGATGCTCGCTCAGAAGCAGCTCCTAGCGACTGGCGCGATtgtcgaagatctggaacaaaaataaaattaattgattttatctgTCAAGTGTAAATACAAGTTAATGTACACGAACTTATAACATATAATGTAGTATCTGTACATAGGTGCtgcttatttctaaaaaatcaAATGCCAATCATTTTCCAGCAGAGGAAGGAAAAACGAAAGGGAGGAAATTATACACGAAAAGTAATAAATCCCACATAACATACATACTGTTATTgacatgtaatttaaatagtttgaAAAGCAGAATTCGAGCTAAATGCAAGCAATTTGTTACTTTAACTCACCAGTTCTTGATCCTAATAGGCTGCCTGGGTATCCAGGGGCTCCATATCGGCCAGACTGGGAGTAGCTGTGCTGTGACTGGCCGTCTGCGAGTGAGCGGGTACGCCCCGGGCGGCCGGGCAGCGGGTCGGGGTGGGCTGGCTCAGTGTATGTGCGTGCGCGCGGAATAGACCTTGCGCTGTAAGCCGACACTTGATCCCACTCACGCTGTTTCCCAAAAGCACCGAGCGTTGCTAATGAGGATAGCGGGCCATTAGGGCTCGGCGTGCCCGTGAGGCCGCCGCAGCAAGGGTTGGGCAGCTTTTCTGTTTGAGTGTGCAGACGATGCACGGTCCGAGATCGGCGACGCGAGGCGGCCGCGAAGATCAGCACGGCGACGACTATGGTGCCGCAGATGGCGGCGCTGGCGGCGATCGTGATCTTGTCCATGTTGGAGGCGGCCGCCGAAACGGTGCGCACTTCTCTACATTGCGAGTACGGTACTGTCTCTGGACTGACGTTAACCTCCTCTAGGGAGATCACGCAGACCACTATGCATTCCTGAAAATAAAGACAAGGTTAGGCTAAGCAAGAGCACATTTCATTtagagtttatataccaaccATGTAAGGCAATTAACAAATTACTGATTTTGGAGATTGGTTGATTTAATTCGATTGGTATATTTGAAATACTTAATTGTACGAAATGTTGACCTAAAGTCACCCAAGTGtgtgtaaaaagaaaaaatatgttttgccTATTACCTGAGATGGGacgcttttaattttaaattctctttcGCTGGCTTCTAATGGAGGACCTTGTTTGAAACTTTTGTCTCCAAAGAGACGATACACCACACGAAATCCGAGAATATTTGCAACATCTGAATCCCAATGTATCACTACAGAGTTGTCTTGCCTGTATGCGTTTTTCACTATGACCTCCTTTGAATCGTCTATTTTAGACTTTTGTTGAGGgaaattcattattaatggCGGCCGTTGATTAGGCGCGTGTCGCCAAGTTGGTGCAGCTGGCCTGACTGACGGGATGCGATCCGGTTTGACTGTGTTCGTTAATGTAGACTGAGCGGTTATTGTTTTGGACGGTGTTTGATTATTGGTATAAGTTGAACTGGCAAATTCTGTCGATGAACTTATGATAGTTTCATGAGGAGTCGTGCTTGAAGCCGTTGTAGGATTTGgtattaaatcaattattaatttgtttgttgatgATTGTTGCGGCGTTGTTGTTGTTTCGTGTTCGCATATCAATTCATTTGGTTCGAAACTATAAAAGCCTCGTTCTCGAAAACTAGCAGGATGTCCACAAAATTGTGGGTTACGTTCACGAGAAGTAACTTGAAGCTCCCCATTACGTATCCATTCAGTAATCCATCGTAATCTACaatcacaatttaaaaatcggCCTCCTAAACTTAATCCGCGTAAAGTTTGATTAAGATGAACAAAAGCTTCTACAGGGACGGTAGGTAATGGATTTCCGTCTAAAGCCAAGAGTGTTATAGAtggattatttaaaaatgcatcCGTGGGTAGTCTATTCAACAAATTGAACCCTATGTCGAGTACTCTCAAATCAGTCAATGTGCCAATAGCTGCTGTCGGGAATTCTGGTAGAAGATTGTTTAAAAGGCTTAGGGAAGTTAA
Coding sequences within:
- the Fam92 gene encoding CBY1-interacting BAR domain-containing protein 1-A isoform X3, whose amino-acid sequence is MFRGDNSHSLSYEQQAKFIQDRIANVEKHFGELCVAFGDYTRKTARLRDMGDELSKVLKDYANNEIVNKSLSTGLENLSLTLTAIEEYRNCEVQRLEAKVIGELCQYETICKHAREELKHTMNVREKELARKKVLDKARERQPFNRQQVTYAESELLKASAEMSRTAKSLSEQTEFFERRKLQQLKTLLTDFVMVELTFHSRALELLCVAHQQIKDINDKADLENFRRKLRSPEKQVSTGISARSSSLASLMNLQSPSKDEEEMSSRKMKSPERGAMVRSNSMAALMNHSSSKDEEETTESGDSDEEDTTEDSESR
- the Fam92 gene encoding CBY1-interacting BAR domain-containing protein 1-A isoform X1: MFRGDNSHSLSYEQQAKFIQDRIANVEKHFGELCVAFGDYTRKTARLRDMGDELSKVLKDYANNEIVNKSLSTGLENLSLTLTAIEEYRNCEVQRLEAKVIGELCQYETICKHAREELKHTMNVREKELARKKVLDKARERQPFNRQQVTYAESELLKASAEMSRTAKSLSEQTEFFERRKLQQLKTLLTDFVMVELTFHSRALELLCVAHQQIKDINDKADLERLSTGLSEGEEQTNFRRKLRSPEKQVSTGISARSSSLASLMNLQSPSKDEEEMSSRKMKSPERGAMVRSNSMAALMNHSSSKDEEETTESGDSDEEDTTEDSESR
- the Rab3GAP1 gene encoding rab3 GTPase-activating protein catalytic subunit; protein product: MNEEIDEYDIYHQDFTTVSEWEVFIARIEEILNEWKVSKAKIARPSAEQTKKWVCKAEEFSFQGLNFVLSYHSLDPINKNNGDKSDDKVLREDIQSGLWASTSQFMDDSDGSPFPVSNWFGLKRYIMLCPSSPMVDGSLIKVVMSSVNVAFANVDCGAPFFVKIREHWQQSYLGFYEDNEYKTSFDVIHLKRISNQCSHLSGLISLFKSKIASPVALDTVLVSAKYSYELKDCDAFAWKRTNHVNEFLSIDGFDVKKLTELPFGSDKNPIHSVLLNAIWPRFRESTIVDSSTYSDIDPIMAPTWTITLKMRDKIICQLSETVNKMMDLLDNNNLLMDTLGLSRSLGLVNPLHKITEAPITISKLVKAAMGQGSNVSEFKGPISDDLLMPLLYYVFPDAVDDNSFNYPKNFEVEFKQADGEPKLCGYVKTSPEGGLVWRLSVTAAMLHDAGGLPYLAHLWYEFTQELQYRWEHRIIVPGIAEGTPNARTCLLHQKLQLLNCCIKRAQEGTGSETVNSKGNSSEDEFYDCSDGDDAEDQPLWDRPVGRLHRLGEATLKNGAPLYVPRTQDPAPKTEDQLEEDAELMVRLGDDARASELRARMMSASLLSDMEAFKAANPGAELCDFVQWYSPRDWKPDDGGTLGDRMLLPGNPWAETWSVARPVPAARQRRLFDETREAEQVLHFLRSRTVSGVSELLLPAILRAGAVKAVEEGVPGGSACVGGVDKRRTFEIAAREIYEAEKEACRSLCVRAVFGSSVEGKPLDVAGRARMLTAAGGALPAPARREFTLRVKDSVAPQVMRAALGADMTLVGAFTETIVCL
- the haf gene encoding leucine-rich repeat and immunoglobulin-like domain-containing nogo receptor-interacting protein 1, whose translation is MVLLARIRLRRWLAMVLLTSALRAIEGQCPWEGSPDLHASCVCALNLARDLSVQCDQVDFPALLAALDSSTKNVPIDLLYINNSTIPILANDMFANLKIHNLQISACKIKKIEDDAFRGQSAYLKNLNLQDNELTEVPVRALKILTNLSLLDISKNRISHINSHAFVTLRKLTTLKISDNNVTLEALALSGLENSLKNLNLKGTKQKVVPECIRGLRNLAFLDLSQNSIRELPSPEGKNSFEGLDSLTALNLERNLIVTLRKDAFLGIKSTLTSLSLLNNLLPEFPTAAIGTLTDLRVLDIGFNLLNRLPTDAFLNNPSITLLALDGNPLPTVPVEAFVHLNQTLRGLSLGGRFLNCDCRLRWITEWIRNGELQVTSRERNPQFCGHPASFRERGFYSFEPNELICEHETTTTPQQSSTNKLIIDLIPNPTTASSTTPHETIISSSTEFASSTYTNNQTPSKTITAQSTLTNTVKPDRIPSVRPAAPTWRHAPNQRPPLIMNFPQQKSKIDDSKEVIVKNAYRQDNSVVIHWDSDVANILGFRVVYRLFGDKSFKQGPPLEASEREFKIKSVPSQECIVVCVISLEEVNVSPETVPYSQCREVRTVSAAASNMDKITIAASAAICGTIVVAVLIFAAASRRRSRTVHRLHTQTEKLPNPCCGGLTGTPSPNGPLSSLATLGAFGKQREWDQVSAYSARSIPRARTYTEPAHPDPLPGRPGRTRSLADGQSQHSYSQSGRYGAPGYPGSLLGSRTDLRQSRQSLGAASERASRLSLSGAAGGATGGTSGSRRRPRSRSRPASRYSVGSIGMGYCDTSDNWTDHDMDIYMARNPTTRGGLVPL
- the Fam92 gene encoding CBY1-interacting BAR domain-containing protein 1-A isoform X2, whose translation is MFRGDNSHSLSYEQQAKFIQDRIANVEKHFGELCVAFGDYTRKTARLRDMGDELSKVLKDYANNEIVNKSLSTGLENLSLTLTAIEEYRNCEVQRLEAKVIGELCQYETICKHAREELKHTMNVREKELARKKVLDKARERQPFNRQQTYAESELLKASAEMSRTAKSLSEQTEFFERRKLQQLKTLLTDFVMVELTFHSRALELLCVAHQQIKDINDKADLERLSTGLSEGEEQTNFRRKLRSPEKQVSTGISARSSSLASLMNLQSPSKDEEEMSSRKMKSPERGAMVRSNSMAALMNHSSSKDEEETTESGDSDEEDTTEDSESR